The genomic stretch TCCTTATGCGCATATCATCTCATAGATTGGCATTCACTTACCAGTCTGCCAGCTAGTCCATTGATGCCGCAGGGAAGAAGATATCGTCTGAGATGCTGCGCCGCTTGAACTCTGAAGATGGCAGCCCTGTTTTCGTGAGGGCTGCCGTTGCAGCAAGCGTCCTATTCGTTTGGGTGGAGCTTAATGATTTTCGACGATCAGCGCAAATACGGCGGCAGGGCCGTGAATGCCGATGGTCTGGTCGTTCTCAATGTCTGACGAACGGCTTGGACCGCTGATAAAGTGAACCGAAGAAGGCAGTGCAGTGCGTTGTGCGGAGAGATTTTTCATGACATCGCCCATGCGCGGTCGGATCTGGTCCTGATTGATCAACACGATGTGCACAGACGGCAAGACGGCGACGGAGCGGCCGCGCTCGGGTGTGCTCATCAGCACGATCGTTCCAGTTTCCGCGATCGCATACGAGCAACCGGTGATGCTGACCTCGACATGTTGATAAGCGTCAACGCCACACTCGCGTCCCCAGACGGTCA from Ferroacidibacillus organovorans encodes the following:
- a CDS encoding LutC/YkgG family protein, encoding MNERDFLTKIANRLGRDYATQTVPVRNAFMNTNGSAHVLESPHELTAQFKRELMTLGGEVRLVSDWSAVPTVIQEWLSMLNPRRVGVWGGDFIKEYALTDVLAPYELTVWGRECGVDAYQHVEVSITGCSYAIAETGTIVLMSTPERGRSVAVLPSVHIVLINQDQIRPRMGDVMKNLSAQRTALPSSVHFISGPSRSSDIENDQTIGIHGPAAVFALIVENH